One window of the Rosa rugosa chromosome 3, drRosRugo1.1, whole genome shotgun sequence genome contains the following:
- the LOC133741022 gene encoding phenylcoumaran benzylic ether reductase Betv6: MAAQKSKILIIGGTGYIGKFIVEASAKASHPTFLLVRETTVNDPAKGALIQNFKNLGVTLLYGDLYDHESLVKAIKQVDVVISAVGHMQIADQTKIIAAIKEAGNVKRFFPSEFGNDVDRVHAVEPAKSAFAMKAQIRRAIEAEGIPYTYVSSNCFAAYFLPTLAQPGATSPPRDKVIILGDGNAKAIFNKEDDIGTYTIRAVDDPRTLNKVLYLKPPRNIYSFNELVALWEKKIGKVLEKVYVPEDKLLSDILEAPIPINVILAINHSVFVKGDHTNFEIEPSFGVEASELYPDVKYTTVEEYLDQFV; the protein is encoded by the exons ATGGCCGCTCAGAAAAGCAAGATCTTGATCATCGGAGGCACCGGCTATATTGGCAAGTTCATCGTCGAAGCGAGCGCAAAGGCTAGCCATCCCACCTTTCTTCTTGTTAGGGAGACCACAGTCAATGACCCTGCCAAGGGAGCTCTCATTCAGAACTTCAAGAACTTGGGGGTCACTTTGCTCTAT GGGGATCTTTATGATCATGAGAGCTTGGTGAAGGCGATCAAACAGGTCGATGTGGTGATATCAGCGGTGGGCCACATGCAGATAGCAGATCAAACCAAGATCATTGCGGCCATCAAAGAAGCTGGTAATGTCAAG AGATTCTTCCCCTCGGAATTTGGAAACGATGTGGATCGTGTACATGCGGTTGAGCCAGCAAAATCTGCATTTGCAATGAAAGCCCAAATCCGCCGAGCTATAGAGGCTGAGGGGATACCCTACACTTACGTCTCCAGCAACTGCTTTGCAGCCTATTTTCTGCCCACATTGGCACAGCCAGGAGCCACTTCTCCACCCAGAGACAAAGTCATCATCTTAGGGGATGGAAATGCAAAGG CAATCTTTAACAAGGAAGACGACATTGGCACCTATACGATCCGAGCGGTTGATGATCCAAGAACACTGAACAAGGTCCTCTACCTCAAGCCTCCCAGAAACATTTACTCCTTCAATGAACTCGTTGCCTTGTGGGAGAAGAAAATTGGCAAAGTTCTTGAGAAGGTCTATGTTCCAGAGGACAAACTCCTCAGCGACATTCTTG aGGCTCCAATTCCGATCAATGTGATATTGGCAATCAACCACTCTGTGTTCGTGAAAGGAGATCATACCAACTTCGAGATCGAGCCGTCTTTCGGAGTCGAAGCCTCCGAGCTGTACCCGGATGTTAAGTACACCACTGTGGAGGAGTATCTCGACCAATTTGTTTAA